Proteins encoded together in one Lathyrus oleraceus cultivar Zhongwan6 chromosome 5, CAAS_Psat_ZW6_1.0, whole genome shotgun sequence window:
- the LOC127081153 gene encoding uncharacterized protein LOC127081153: MKRIMRIRFVPSYYHRELHNKLQRLTQGSKSVEEYFKEMEVLKIRANVEEDDEATMARFLHGLNHDISDIVELHHYVEMDELVHQAIKVEQQLKRKSQARRNSTTFNSQSWKDKTKKEGASSSKEATVENKGKTITSSFSSVSTNKSVKCFKCQGQGHIASQCPTKRTMLMEENEEIVEEEDGDYDEEFEEEIPSGDLLMVRRMLGSQIKEEDTSQRENLFQTRCFVQGKVCSLIIDGGSCTNVASTRLVSKLKLETKPHPKPYKLQWLNESVEMLVNK; this comes from the coding sequence ATGAAAAGAATCATGAGGATAAGGTTTGTTCCTTCCTATTATCATAGGGAATTGCACAACAAATTACAAAGACTCACTCAAGGTTCTAAAAGTGTTGAAGAATATTTCAAGGAGATGGAAGTTCTCAAAATTAGAGCTAATGTAGAGGAGGACGATGAAGCAACTATGGCTAGGTTTCTCCATGGTCTAAATCATGACATTAGTGACATAGTGGAACTTCATCACTATGTTGAAATGGATGAATTGGTACACCAAGCTATCAAAGTGGAACAACAACTCAAAAGAAAGAGCCAAGCAAGGAGAAATTCCACCACTTTCAATTCTCAAAGTTGGAAGGACAAAACAAAGAAGGAGGGTGCTTCATCATCTAAGGAAGCCACGGTTGAAAACAAAGGTAAAACTATTACATCTTCTTTTTCAAGTGTTTCAACTAACAAAAGTGTTAAGTGTTTCAAGTGTCAAGGCCAAGGACATATTGCATCTCAATGTCCAACAAAGAGAACTATGCTTatggaagaaaatgaagaaattGTTGAAGAGGAGGATGGTGATTATGATGAGGAGTTTGAAGAAGAAATACCTAGTGGAGATTTACTCATGGTGAGAAGAATGTTGGGAAGCCAAATAAAGGAGGAGGATACGAGTCAAAGAGAAAACCTTTTTCAGACAAGATGCTTTGTGCAAGGAAAGGTTTGTTCTTTAATAATTGATGGAGGAAGTTGTACAAATGTTGCAAGCACGCGTCTGGTTTCTAAACTAAAATTGGAAACAAAACCTCACCCTAAGCCTTACAAACTCCAATGGCTTAATGAAAGTGTAGAAATGCTTGTTAATAAATAA
- the LOC127085231 gene encoding serine/threonine-protein phosphatase 7 long form homolog — MFVVSFLKVQYNNFLYCLFLKDPKKFRQRSHPMPYPDPWCVPYIERAGFGHVMHVVNATIDAKFILALCERWRPETHTFHLPTGECTVTLEDVYMLLGLRIDGKPVTGNVQQPNQICVEMLGVDLVEGEGSAKARGQGIKLSSLQLYHDSITLTEESSEQEKVIKTRVYIMLLFGNLLFPEGTGNSINFMYLSLLGDIDRISTYSWGSAVLAFLYSSLCKNAQNEHCTFSGCSFLLQTWGWWRLPRLAPENPNDYSFPYATRFITTGLDYSLTPKNKIIFYRQLLDRLRAQDFIWRPYLGLEHQPNPEDAAVWTAKTAIMRFTTVEMHQSDRVKLQFGMHQDIPGPPMSMEPWHLKKVSHQWYAQNWKEFAKEFRKMWKDRAHYVLQFPVAPNEMKPTREYVEWYRANTNPEMIVSDPFYLDDPRMQQPYFQQQQPPQYSQQQQPPPYYQQQQPPQPFYQQQPPPPYYQQQPPPPYYQQQQPQHMSTPQANQQYIPQTQSQYHEDYQQQTQHSHHHQQSQHLPQYQSPYFHQSQQFQHGNFPSSSSPPPSPDTGIQEDYQQDYYTPQQTLHFGQPDSTLNYQRPQFEGAPSSSQFVPPRQSFEGAEGTRLSYSTEGTSTKPQRQAARGRVRARGGNREAPPPREPSRRVTRPPPCGSYKGPHHM; from the exons atgtttgtagttagttttttaaaagtccaatataataattttttatattgtttgtttttaaaggatcccaagaaatttcgtcaacgttcacacccaatgccttatccagacccatggtgcgtaccttacatagagcgtgcgggtttcggtcatgtaatgcatgtcgtaaatgccaccattgatgccaaattcattttggctctgtgtgaacgttggagacctgagacacacacctttcacctaccaactggtgaatgtaccgtcacattagaggacgtgtacatgcttttaggtcttagaatagatggtaagcctgtcaccggaaatgttcaacagcctaaccaaatatgtgttgaaatgttgggggtagatctggtcgagggtgaggggtctgccaaagcaaggggtcagggtattaaattatctagcctacaattgtaccacgactccataactttgactgaggaatcctccgaacaagaaaaagtcataaaaacccgggtttacattatgctattgtttgggaacttgctatttcccgaagggacgggaaatagcataaattttatgtacttgagtttgctcggggacattgatagaataagcacatatagttggggttctgcagtattagcattcctatatagctctttgtgtaaaaatgcacaaaatgagcactgtacattttctggatgttCTTTTTTGCTtcaaacatgggggtggtggagattgccgaggctagccccagaaaatcctaatgactactccttcccctacgcaactag gttcattacaaccggactggattacagtcttacccccaaaaataaaattatattttatcgtcaactgttggatcgtctccgagcacaggat tttatttggaggccatatttgggattggaacatcaaccaaaccccgaagatgcagctgtttggacagcaaaaacggccataatgcggttcaccactgtggagatgcaccaaagtgaccgtgtcaagcttcaattcggaatgcatcaagacatcccaggccccccaatgtccatggaaccttggcatctaaaaaaagtcagccaccagtggtatgcccaaaattggaaggaatttgctaaggagtttcgaaaaatgtggaaagaccgtgcccactatgttctacaatttccggtggcgcccaacgaaatgaagccgacaagggaatatgtggaatggtatagagcaaataccaatccagaaatgattgtgtctgacccgttctatttggacgatccccggatgcaacagccatatttccaacaacaacaaccaccacagtattcccaacaacaacaaccaccaccttattaccaacaacaacaaccaccacaaccattttaccaacaacaaccaccaccaccttattaccaacaacaaccaccaccaccatattaccaacaacaacaaccacaacacatgtccaccccccaagcaaatcaacaatacataccacaaactcaatctcaataccatgaagactaccaacaacaaactcaacattcccaccaccatcaacagtcccaacacctaccacaatatcaatccccctacttccaccaatcccaacaaTTCCAACACGGCAATTTCCcaagctcttccagtcctccacctagccccgacacgggtatacaagaggactaccaacaggactactacacaccacaacaaacattgcactttggccaacccgattcaaccctaaactaccaaagaccacaattcgagggcgcacccagcagtagtcagtttgtcccaccgagacaaagcttcgagggcgcagaggggacccgtctttcctacagcactgaagggacttcgaccaAACCACAACGGCAAGCGGCAAGGGGGCGCGTTAGggcaaggggtggtaatagggaagcaccaccaccacgtgaaccgtctaggcgagtaactagacctcccccgtgcggatcgtacaagggaccgcatcatatgtga
- the LOC127085230 gene encoding DEAD-box ATP-dependent RNA helicase 53, mitochondrial produces the protein MASSILRRSSSIFSRCFFAAVTSIEPLLSRRNSHALFSAAYGKGDRLFHAKSGPLNFHSSLVSRGAQLAVDYDDDAPHNEGDEGLEIAELGISNEIVNALAKKGITKLFPIQKAVLEPAMQGRDMIGRARTGTGKTLAFGIPILDKIIKFNAKHGKRRDPLALVLAPTRELARQVEKEFNEAAPNLETVCLYGGMPIQQQIGQLGGGVDIVVGTPGRVIDLLKRGSLKLKDVNYLVLDEADQMLQVGFQEAVEIILQKLPSKRQTVMFSATMPSWIKTITRKYLNNPLTIDLVGDSDQKLADGISMYSIASNAYAKAGILAPLINEHAKGGKCIVFTQTKRDADRLSHIMSKSVKCEALHGDISQTQRERTLTGFRNNYFNVLVATDVASRGLDIPNVDLVIHYELPNSSEIFVHRTGRTGRAGKKGTAILVHTENQSRAVQSIARDVGCTFTELPKIAGESGSEDMFGSTSGSRYGSSGGRDRRSGGSGIGGSSGFGRTSNVKSSRFSSSGSSQSEGGFGGFSGKTDKYGGGGFGNSGRSSGFGNFGLGKSGSYGGRN, from the exons ATGGCAAGCTCTATTCTCAGAAGATCTTCTTCCATATTCTCACGGTGTTTCTTCGCCGCCGTAACTTCCATTGAACCACTTCTGTCACGTCGCAACAGCCACGCCTTGTTCTCCGCCGCCTACGGCAAAGGAGACAGGCTGTTTCACGCCAAATCTGGACCGTTGAATTTCCACTCGTCGCTGGTTTCTCGTGGTGCGCAACTTGCTGTGGATTACGACGACGACGCACCACACAATGAAGGGGACGAAGGACTGGAGATCGCGGAGCTTGGGATTTCTAACGAGATCGTGAATGCTCTTGCAAAGAAAGGGATCACGAAGCTCTTCCCTATTCAG AAAGCTGTGCTGGAACCTGCTATGCAAGGGAGGGATATGATTGGTCGAGCTAGAACAGGAACTGGGAAAACTCTTGCTTTCGGGATACCTATCTTGGATAAGATTATTAAGTTTAACGCTAAGCATGG GAAAAGAAGAGATCCTTTGGCTTTGGTGTTGGCACCGACCAGGGAACTTGCACGGCAGGTTGAAAAGGAATTCAATGAGGCTGCACCTAACTTGGAAACAGTTTGTCTTTATGGGGGTATGCCTATTCAGCAACAAATCGGCCAACTTGGTGGTGGCGTAGATATTGTAGTTGGCACACCTGGACGTGTTATTGATCTTCTCAAAAGGGGTTCCCTCAAATTGAAGGATGTTAACTATTTAGTTCTTGATGAAGCTGATCAGATGCTTCAAGTGGGATTTCAAGAAGCGGTGGAGATTATTTTGCAGAAGTTGCCTTCAAAGCGTCAAACTGTTATGTTCTCCGCAACAATGCCTTCTTGGATAAAGACTATTACACGCAAATACCTGAACAATCCCTTAACCATTGATCTT GTTGGAGATTCTGATCAGAAGTTGGCAGATGGAATTTCAATGTACTCTATTGCATCTAACGCCTATGCTAAAGCAGGAATTCTAGCACCTCTTATAAAT GAACATGCTAAAGGAGGAAAGTGTATTGTTTTCACTCAAACCAAACGTGATGCTGATCGACTATCACATATAATGTCAAAAAGCGTTAAATGTGAAGCTTTACATGGAGATATTTCACAAACTCAGAGAGAAAGAACTCTTACTGGCTTTAGAAACAACTATTTCAATGTTTTAGTGGCAACCGATGTTGCTTCCCGTGGGCTCGATATACCAAATGTTGATCTT GTAATACATTATGAACTTCCAAATTCTTCAGAGATATTTGTTCATCGAACTGGACGAACGGGACGTGCTGGGAAGAAAGGGACTGCTATTCTTGTCCATACAGAAAATCAATCCAGAGCTGTACAATCAATTGCACGAGATGTTGGTTGTACATTCACAGAG TTACCTAAGATCGCTGGTGAGAGTGGATCAGAAGACATGTTTGGTAGCACGAGTGGGAGTCGATATGGCTCTTCAGGAGGTAGGGATCGTCGATCAGGCGGCTCGGGTATTGGTGGTAGTTCTGGATTTGGCCGAACTAGCAATGTTAAATCCAGTCGCTTTAGCAGCTCTGGTTCAAGTCAGTCAGAAGGTGGCTTTGGGGGATTTTCTGGTAAAACAGATAAATATGGTGGTGGAGGATTTGGCAATTCAGGTCGTTCTAGTGGCTTTGGAAATTTTGGATTGGGTAAATCTGGGTCATATGGGGGAAGAAATTGA
- the LOC127081155 gene encoding protein MAIN-LIKE 1-like, whose protein sequence is MYLDHIVRHIWDREDRNPLKIINHGRKITGLPRSNEKCFQAALSLSGMKDLCMTGYMTVNHGILNAFLEIWHIETSSFHLPLGEMSITLDDVLCLLHLPVGGKRLGHGRISKDKELELMVDNLGVDLEVVLTEMERTRGAHARFELLKKLYTYELLRAEQARGDEE, encoded by the exons ATGTACCTAGACCATATTGTCAGACATATCTGGGATAGAGAG GACCGTAATCCACTGAAGATTATTAACCACGGGCGGAAGATTACGGGCTTGCCTCGATCGAATGAGAAGTGTTTCCAGGCAGCTTTGTCCCTATCTGGgatgaaggacttgtgcatgacTGGTTATATGACGGTTAACCACGGGATACTTAATGCATTTTTGGAGATATGGCACATCGAGACCTCGTCATTTCATCTCCCGCTTGGTGAGATGTCTATCACGCTCGACGATGTGTTGTGTTTGCTGCATCTTCCGGTCGGGGGGAAACGTCTAGGTCATGGGAGGATTAGCAAAGACAAGGAACTCGAGTTAATGGTAGACAATCTGGGAGTTGACTTAGAGGTTGTGCTGACAGAGATGGAGAGAACTAGAGGGGCACATGCTAGGTTTGAATTATTGAAAAAGCTATATACATATGAGCTTCTTAGAGCAGAGCAGGCTAGAGGTGATGAGGAGTAG